The genomic interval ttttcattgaacctggaagttacacagagattcttgctggtggagccgcagctctctatggtctttgccggagacaccggcgccggggcaagcgagcaggcgcgctcgtcagactgagacaacgggggttacgcagtgcgctcccgtccattcacctggcgaatgtccgctccctggcaaacaagatggatgaactgctgctcctcaactcaagaaacacagacttttgcagatccgccgccctgtgtttcactgaaacctggctcagtgaacacatcccagacagctcgctgcacttaccggactttcagctccacagagcggaacgcgtaaaggaactctctgggaaggcgagaggaggcggaatctgtttctacataaacgaaggttggtgtacagataccacagtgttgaagaagtcatgcagtccaaatctggagactcttttcataaactgcaaacccttctattcgccgcaGGAGTTCTcttcctttattctggtcggcgtctacatcccacctcaggcctgcgtaacggagacgttacagcacctggctgaccagattacagacgtggagaaaaaacatcctgactctctgctcatcattctctgggattttaacagagcaaatttaacccacgaactacctaaatacagacagcatattaagtgtcccaccagggagtctaacactctggaccactgctacacagtaataaaggactcatatcgctctgtcccccgtgcagctttaggactatctgatcactctctgattcatctcatcccgacctacaggcagaagttaaaacggctaagcctgtagttaggactgtgaagaagtggacggaggagtcaaagcaggagttacaagcctgctttgattgcactgattggagtgtttttgaagctgcatcagaaaacctcaatgaactcactgacactgtgacttcatacatcagcttctgtgaggacatgtgtgtgcagaccaggaccttctgtacatacaacaacaacaagccctggttcacacctcaactgaggaagctgcgtcaggccaaataAGAGGCCTACAgaagtggggaccgggacctgttcaagcaggccagaaacaaactgacgagggggatcaaggtagctaagaggagctacactgagaagttaaaacagagcttctctgccaacgacccctcagaagtttggagaggcctgcgtgaagtcacaagctacaggagaccctccccccaccctgaaggtaacaaaagactagctgacgacctgaacagcttctactgcaggttttcacacccctcACCCGAagactctgatttacctggcccccccacaaccccctcctctgaccccccacctgcgctgacgatctgtgaagatgaggtaatccagctcttccagagacaaaagaccaagaaggctccaggaccagacggcatgtccccctcctgcctgagagtcttcgctgagcagctggcccccatcttcacaaagatcttcaacacatcgctggagctgtgtgaagtgccctcatgcttcaaaagctccaccatcatcccagtcccaaagaaacccaccatcacaggactcaatgacttcaggcccgtcgccctgacgtctgtggtcatgaagtccttggAGAGACTGGTGTTGAGCCTActgaaggacatcacaggccccctgctggaccccctgcagtttgcctaccgggcaaacaggtcggtggaggatgcagtcaacatgggtctgaactacatcctgcatcacctggactcccccaggagctacgctaggatcctgtttgtagacttcagctctgcgttcaacaccatcataccagacatcctgcaccagaaactcacccagctcacagtgccggcctccatctgtcagtggatcaccaacttcctgacggagcgcactactgcaccacaatctgcccccccccccccccccccccacagtataaaaccggtccacccaacccacaccccccaccccatgtctttacctatatcagtatctagtgaggtgcattaaaataagggggtggaagggaggcgggagagggggggggagagcCTTGGTGCACTAATGCCCCATCATCTGCCCCTCCCCcctgtataaaacccgcccccccAACAGCACCCCCAACCcgattgtcattttttttttttttttttttgtccaactgTTCTAGTGAAGTGCGTTAAAAGAGGCAGGGCCCGTCTGCGGCAAGCCCACTCCAGGGGGTCATTTCTTGTCTCCTAAATTAAAGCGAGATCTTTGGCTGATTATGTTCCTTTGCTGATGAATTAATTTCCATTATTAACCCATGATCACATTTGAATGGTATGCATGGTGCTTTGCCACTCACAGACTGGGTTAATTCAGAATCCCAAGTGTCCCCATCCAAGAATAATTGATATATCCTCAGTCTAACTCATCTGATGTACACTAATACACCCTGTAAATCAGTGGATGAGGATTTTGGACCATTTATTTCATGTATGTTTACAGTCTGGCATAAAGTTCAGCTATTAGCATGAATTTCCAATACATTATCCTGTGTATCTCAAATTTTTCGTATTTCTTTCCCTTCTAATAGATGATAAACCAATTATTTCCACAATGAGAGGATAGACTTGTTCATAAGCTTCAAGATATTATAGGACATCAAGGCCTCCGTGAATTTGAAGAGTGACAGAGTTCCTATAACATGCCGGGCACTGAATTCTTCTTTTACTTACAGCTGTGTGCAGCTATGTGGACTCACGGTGTACCAAAGGCACAGATCTGGAAAAGCATCCCCTTAATTTACTATGAGGCTCAAAAGGCAAACGCAATGGCATTGTTACAGACCTTTACAATTATATAACCGAGGCCTCAAATAAGCCTCTGCTGCTTGATAACTTGTAGAAGAGGGACATTAATAATTCCTCAGATCTCGATTGGCCGACTATTTGGCTTAATATATCCCTATCATGAAGACCGACTATTTGGCTAAATATATCCCTATCATGAAGAAATTTAAACAATCACATGATTCattatgatgataatgatattaTGACTATGCTGTGTTTGCAATATCAAAGCTACTGAAAAAGAACTGATTaacaattgatcacaaaaaagaaaatgctgcAAATCAAGACTTTCCTACAGTAGTGCTTCAGGCCTGTAAGAGTGctttaatacaattattttattattaatgggACAGAGAAAAATACAGGATACTGAGTTTATAAATTATCTGTCAGCAACATGTTTAGCACTACCAGAAAGGAGTGCGTGTGATGGCTGCTTAgctaaaatacaacaaatacaagCATGTAAATCAAACCCACAAAACCTCAATgtcttctgattggctcgttCTGAAAGCCCCTTGAGTTCATACTGAACTCGGCAGATCAGCGTTTTCCATTGATGCCAGCATTTTCATGGAATACcgtccaacagactttaaagttgatatccattccctcttttacagaatctaagactttgatctcagaccactgtgtctcaaactgtatctgctttaaagctggggttggcagtcttggaaaactagcatgaatttgaatgtagcatgtcctcatcaCTCcgtctcccctcctccctcagagctcctccaaaacgacgcccccccgctcacatgcacgagcgccgctgacttgcgaccatatgatggtgactgattcaaaaccggtcctcaccaaaacattatcatagtgaaagttaaaaacacaaacaaacatggctgctgttagtactcacaactatcattctagcattatccagttgtactggtgacacgatatcaggagaaaagttataacacatatataacactgtaacagctctcctgtttgttaaacctgttcagtgtagatgttcttaattcctacagtgttgacggtcagtgaaggcatcaggagaggtgtagagtgtgcgagctggagagaggagagacaagaggagaagttcttcattcattcaaacattgattgttgctttgttggttggtgtgatcacggccgacagtgaccggttattaaagatcaacgtgttcacgaatcggctcgtcatccctacagcctccggacggacgctactgtacatctacatttctgtaggacttactaaatgtcattaactcttctgcttgtcagagcccccgtggtgagagctttttagactctgatccagactacagtcctgagcaaagcacctcatcaggtcagaggggacaggcccgaggtcgagcgagaggggcagtaaatagagtcaggggaagcagaggcaggagacggggactcagagtacacgccggggaaatgtacacgcaggaggagggcagaacagcaggacgggatttgaatggtttaaaattttgggacccaaaaaaggctgattggttggtgttttcccaggtttactccggctgtagatagcagcttttcttcactcttttttaagaacacattatgtattgattgccatcaggacataaagatcattttaaccagtataacaaaaagtggatctaaatctgattaccaaccccagctttaagtaatcTATTGTTTCtttgaatgattgtgtgtttgttcattgtttctaatgtgcctgtgatcaaGACGACATTGGacatgagggaaacctcaatgtctttacgagaataaataaagattttgaattgaattgaatattgAGGAATAGTTCATGATCGTCTTGTCGTATTGTGCCATAATCCACACAGAAAGACTAATACATCTGTTTGATTTTGCTTTAAAAAtccaaataaagacattaacaacaaaaacatagcTGAGAGGTGAAGTTCAGGGACTGAGTTAGCTGAGATGACTCAGCCAGAGCAGACAGCCAGAAGACACCACCAAAGAAATCATGCTCTCACTTAAGATTATCTTTAAGCCTTAATCAGTGATGTGCAGAAGAGTGCTCTGGAGTGTTCTCAGATTTTGTTCTTAGCTAAGAACAAATCCTAGATAAGAAAACTTTGGTGGATGTCTGAATCTTCTTAAAATCTTTGTAAGGGGGTTTTAAGAACAAAGGTGCTCTTAAGTGAAAGAGAAATTAAGAGGTATTTCGTTTTGAATTAACTGCATGGTTGCAGTAAAAACCTATTATAAGCAATGAATACTACATTTagagggaaattcagttattaAAGCTTGTTGTCATCATTTTCTGGGATGAGGGGTCTCTAGATGAAGAGTTGTTTTCAGATCGAGTCTTGCAGCTCAAAGCAACAGACCACAGGAACATAAATACAcctgagaggggaaaaaaagactgtGAATTCACTTAGAAAATCATGAAATCACAGTTTACACTTTTGATGAagctcatacacacactgaccttGCAGGGAGTTGAGTATTGTGAACACATAGATCCCAGCCAGGGAGACATAGGTGGTGCTCCCTAACCCCCACGGTAGACCCAGCACCCAGCTGAGACCTAGCACGGTGGCACAGTCCTTCCATAACCTGGACCCCTTCTCTTTGTTCATCTTCTGCCACCCACCGCCGCCTTCACCACTCCTCCTCACTCCCCACAGCTTAAACACCACCAGCCCCATCATGCAGGAGTTACACAGTATCACCAGACATGGGAGGGCCACGGTGGTGATGTAGATTACTACAAGATGCTGATTGAAATCACTGCTTATCCAACATCTGCAGGTCAGCAAAAGACATACACCATTCAAGAATGTTGAAGCCAAATCAATTTATGTAGAGATGAATAAGGCAGAGTACCGAATAAAAGTGCATTTATGCTTCATATTCAAACTGCTGTCAATAAAATCTTGCTTTCTTACATTGGTGCGGTTAAGTTTGGGTTGTTTTCATCCTCCACCTTTAAGTTGAATTTTCCATAAACACCTGAGATCCCACAAACCAATGCAATCAGTGTAGGAAGTCCtgcaaagagggaaaaaaaactgacTTCAATGCTGCAGGCTGCATTTTCCACTCTGtttcaggggcgtgtccagagggatGGCCAGGGGTGACACTGGCCTTTCTTGAAatatgattggccaccccaggtcAGTCCAAAAATCCTAAGCTTTGACTGGTCATTTGCCCTGTCAGAGGTGGGACTtacattaataattaattatacCGTAATGATAGATGCCACAGTAGAttgtgaagacagagaggatgTGTATGCACAAATACCCTGGCCACCCCTACTCATGTCAGTGCCTCAGCTTGGCCACCCTGTCTTTAAAGTTCTCAACATGCCCCTGCTCGGCTTGCTCAGATCAAAACGTCATAATGAAAAATGTGCAATCAGTCTTTCCTCACAGAAGTTAACAAACACTCTATTGAGAGCTTAATGAGAGTAAATGTtgggtttcagtgtttttcaggtGATAAAACACGACTCCTTATGAAGGCTTAACCCTCCTTTTATACTTGGGGTCAACTGGACCCccttcaatgtttaacgtctctaaattaatgactaacatcatgtTTTGGCCTcaaatttcatgacttttcctaatttaatggggacaactgggaaaacctgaaattaaaatgttgatatatttcaatttcctgtaaaaaaaataaatgcatcggtgttccttggggtcaatttgaccccaggctgttttagctgtatgtaacataagaaatatcaacattttacacacttttgttttggttgttttggatgatattgaggtcactataaccaaggacacttcctcatgtgactgcaggagctgggattgaactatcaaccttcagattgagatataatatttccagccaccatgtctctaaagacattcaatgttgagtcctgtgtcatatgttttgataacgacgagagcatgacaaactcacagcagtttgatgttctgttttacaaatgaagtccttctgaatgtttaaaattgtgtttatgcttaaaatatatttcatttaatgGTCTGtgtaggtagtcaacaaagaaacataaagtacctgacacataaacctgggaaacaatcagtttctggagatttaaattgctggggtcaaattgaccccaatcataaaacatgtttgtaaatttgagggtaacaggaggggtAATATGTTACCACAGAACTGGAACTGTTTAAAAATCTGATCCCTGTTAGTCAGTTAACATGTTGTTTAAAACTTGCATCTGCTGCCCTCCAGTGGCCTAAACATGTATTGCATTGTGTTTAGACAATCATGAGTGCCCTACtacaacatttaaacaaacacaaggaaagctttaaaaaaataagaaaatcaaAGAGCACACAAATTAAAATAGCACAACAAAATGCAGGGAGGAGAACAACAATATCTCTGTGATGTATTGTTGAATTTGGTAGTGTTCTCTGCATGTGTTCGCAAAccactagttgtatttttttactcctatagatggcgctcttggtttaaaaataaaggctcaatgaatggcaactcagtgtgctttcaaccctttgttgaacagagagcgccatctagaggagtcaaaaaatacaactagtgATTTGCGAAGcctcatttgcccatcactagttGTAAGCTTTCTGAAATCTGTTCATGtgtagtcatgtttttttttaacaaacaataCTACACTGAACAATTCATTCCCCGTAAAGCATTCACAGAAACTCAACCAGACTCCACTCACCCCATCCCACCAAGCTCAGTTTGAGCAGGTATCTTCTGACGTAGATGTTAAACACTCTGACCAGAAGGAGGTACAGGTGGAAGCCTTCTAGAGCCATCCAGGTGAAGGTGGTCAGCAGGGACCAGTGCAGGACCACACCCAGGCCATGACAAACCCagtcatcctcatcatccttcAGCTGCCACACCCAGATGCAGCTCAGCAGAAAGCTGAGGTGGAGGCAGAGCAGCGCTCCTGTGAGCTGCATGTGCACGCTCACGGCCTTCTCTGGACGCCTCTGCCTGAAGGAGAGATTATACTTCAGGATCACTGTAGCAGATAATGTCCTGCTGATCATAAGTGTGTCCCCTATTTACATATATGTTGGTACCATTTAGTTAACAAACTCAGGGTCAATCAGGTTTGTCATATCTCCCAAGAGttaatttaatttctttaacttttttaatctaCTAGTTGTTGATCATTGACAAATTACTTTTGTTATTACCTGGCTGTATTACATACTCTGATAGTATCAAAACACCATTAAATGAATGGCTGTAAAAGTAATGCCAGAAACATACTGACAGCAAATATCATATCAAATCCAAAACTGGGGTGGAGACTGGCAtgtttcaccatgtttcatttaaGTTGCAGATCATGATACAAtgcaacatttatgtttaaagatcAACTGCCAAGCTCAGAGATTATGCAGAGCTGAATGAGTTCCTTGATGTTcccttcaatggaaatgttcagtttcatgtttttttttttagaaaataagAAGACTAATGTGTTAAAGCTACCATTGATTGAAATGTTCAATATATGCAATGATTAATATTAATGTCTCACATGCAGGGTAAGAAGAATCTGTTGCCATGGGactggagatttttttttagctctctatataaataatttttaaatcaataaataatcttttaattaatattttgtgtcagcTAGTTTATTTCTTTAGTTGGTAGTGGTGTAATAAAGATAACCACCCATTTACTACATTATACCTTACTTAGTTTGAACTGTACCTCTAGACGCATACATGAAAATAACCCTGAAGGTTTAAAaggatgtaaaaaaatgtactgCTCCTTTAAGACCTGAATTTTTCAGGAATTTTCATCAGCACAGTCATACAGTCTTGCTTTCTCCTTCTGTACAGGCAAATATATGCTTCATTAGCTTGTGCAAACATGAACTTATATTGTTCTTTCTTGTTTCACACTTGAACTATTATTGGAAGCTGACTCATGCAAGTAAATCAGAGGGCGCCATAACatgccaaatatgtttttttgttttttttttgttgcagagGAGTAATTCTAACCTCCTTATACACATGTTTGATCTCAAtatgttatggtcctgatttgttgtgtgatttgccctaaccctctctctctctgcctgcaggttgcatgggtaggggcggggccggtctcctcagcagtgaggctcatcaggcacacctgtccctgatctgctcatcagcactggcttcttaagccaccaccaaacactcctccagtgccagattattcctctagccgcatgctccatgtcccgttgtagccttgctcctgaggagattcaagacacgcttttctgtttacttatctcaagttgtttccagaggattgattcctagtttttgtttgtgagtttttgatagaacctttttccccttttgggtgattttgtgttactcctagttttgtactttttctccgttgtttttacccgcaaggcgctttttgttgaaccttggtttttgcttaataaatactttttccctgtactctgcatttgggtcctagtccttttCTCAAGCAGTAACACAATACTTCTGTCTGTCTAAAACCACATTGAGTGTGGCCAGAAGGTGTGAAATCAACAGGCTTAATTTCTTTGTTGGCTTTTGAACCGGAACAAAGTATGAAGATTTCACTAATAAAAGAAGTGTTTATCAGTAGGGGACAGTATCAAAGTAGATTTACTTGAGTTTTGCATTGAAGTATTATTTTGTGTATCTGTGCTTTACTTAAGTATTGCTCTTTTAGGaaatgtattacttttactccactacatttctataaaTGTTCTCaatactcactacttttgctctgAAGGCAGCTGATAAATTTCCTATTTTTTCCAACTGAtccaaaaaacaataaacagtgTTCCTGTAGTTCTGTTTGTGGTTTGCCTTAGTGTTGTCATAACTGTGTGTCACAGGTCTCCGTGGTTGAATCTCAAGTTGAACAGATGTCACAGATCAGGCGGTTTTATTTAGTGGTTGAAATGATGGCTACAgcagagaaggatgatgattcttcACATGAGCATCCATGGCCATATCTCCAGCACAtggttgagttttttttaaatgaagactgGTTTGAATCTTTGTAAATGTTTGCTCTGGTTACtgcacacaaacttcatcacagcctacaaaatgTGCTGTCttacctgagaaagcatgtcgaGGTATGTAGCTAACAGATTAAACCAAGCTATCTATTTGGAGCTGCAAATCTTGAAAACTGTAGCATgtgaattaataaaatattttctaaataaacagaaagtgTAGGAATGTACACCTGTGTATTATTGACTGCACTGATCCTTTGTCTAAATACTTctattctttttaaaataatgagtaCTTCTAAAAGGAAGGACTC from Notolabrus celidotus isolate fNotCel1 chromosome 3, fNotCel1.pri, whole genome shotgun sequence carries:
- the LOC117809986 gene encoding adhesion G protein-coupled receptor G3-like isoform X2, with the protein product MWITAFIVTLVCFSETQAGDFCEDVISECRQGGAWTGCYEDRIATCRPRGRMFGVSFVRQNVNSSKEAEVSPTPQHRVHIPSSALQKSRGAMSGDEVLLVATVLNSTYFKLSPPRKSRSSRSSMPLRIDGLVMGEFVLVVRAGSQPVTGLSQPIRLTFTQNKQEKNGTCVFWVEQSTLNGTGYWSPQGCETNNTGAEFICSCDHLSFFAVLVNPELKVDKKSATALSYITYIGSALSVFFITSSLIIYICLQQRRPEKAVSVHMQLTGALLCLHLSFLLSCIWVWQLKDDEDDWVCHGLGVVLHWSLLTTFTWMALEGFHLYLLLVRVFNIYVRRYLLKLSLVGWGLPTLIALVCGISGVYGKFNLKVEDENNPNLTAPICWISSDFNQHLVVIYITTVALPCLVILCNSCMMGLVVFKLWGVRRSGEGGGGWQKMNKEKGSRLWKDCATVLGLSWVLGLPWGLGSTTYVSLAGIYVFTILNSLQGVFMFLWSVALSCKTRSENNSSSRDPSSQKMMTTSFNN